One part of the Thermococcus radiotolerans genome encodes these proteins:
- a CDS encoding S-layer protein has product MKVKKIAALAIGAAMVGATMGFASAQPTVPNIPKDFFVNADGTPNVKIVVGSTAAAMDVASAADIAVALGSMLYTTEQAEVQNGYVKVKAEYEPEDVQGSPWTIYKYNYDTIRNQTAWATSYDDLPGDYWWNGAGGYDATYGGWKSVFEVTPEIPDMDKIVFEVTPEIPDMDKIGDEQLIDWAITIKNIELKSKDPSDWDQSHPPKDADLVITQGNVTVFVDYKLYNYTYTETSTVRDAYPEWGVPSEDETVTKWVIGDADDVPANLVSSEVYSEGVGEGDTFTVFGQTFYVLSVGNDTFTAGLDKGEAWYQVGQPQAIEGTDWIVTVLDISIIDQRALVVVKNAVTGQESDQKILEEGQDVDIFEDGSVVLTLLDTFVGIDGHLIASIAARVDVVDWSSGKTITYDGKEWEMTINTANISNKWYITNITLTNKDTLEGNPVDIFGTYNLFYKFEMKKLNEKWLSDQGYSDTHADIDGDGTIEDKDFIVAYAYICLKEKEGKVVEKELKVGDDVLDTDYKVAGIYGDVVTLKPITSPITVMDYEVDMEDPGANLILIGGPVANSLTKYLVEQNISQVDWYNSPGDIEYIQDALGGYDVVIVAGATRDETKVAAEALMEYLAGL; this is encoded by the coding sequence ATGAAAGTGAAGAAGATCGCGGCCCTTGCAATTGGTGCCGCAATGGTTGGAGCCACCATGGGCTTTGCCAGCGCTCAGCCGACCGTTCCGAACATACCGAAGGACTTCTTCGTTAACGCCGATGGAACCCCGAACGTTAAAATCGTCGTTGGAAGTACCGCTGCTGCTATGGACGTTGCCAGCGCTGCTGACATCGCCGTTGCCCTCGGCAGCATGCTCTACACTACCGAGCAGGCCGAGGTTCAGAACGGCTACGTCAAGGTCAAGGCCGAGTACGAGCCCGAAGATGTTCAGGGTTCTCCGTGGACCATTTACAAGTACAACTATGACACCATAAGGAACCAAACCGCCTGGGCCACTAGCTACGACGACCTTCCGGGCGACTACTGGTGGAACGGTGCCGGTGGTTACGACGCCACTTACGGCGGATGGAAGAGCGTGTTTGAAGTTACCCCAGAGATACCCGACATGGATAAGATCGTGTTTGAAGTTACCCCAGAGATACCCGACATGGATAAGATCGGTGATGAGCAGCTTATTGACTGGGCTATAACCATCAAGAACATCGAACTCAAGTCCAAGGATCCAAGTGACTGGGACCAGAGCCACCCACCCAAGGACGCTGACCTCGTTATCACCCAAGGCAACGTCACCGTCTTCGTTGACTACAAGCTCTACAACTACACTTACACAGAGACCTCCACGGTCAGGGACGCCTACCCCGAGTGGGGCGTTCCTTCAGAGGATGAGACTGTAACCAAGTGGGTAATTGGAGACGCCGACGACGTTCCTGCCAACCTCGTCAGCAGCGAGGTTTACAGCGAGGGAGTCGGCGAAGGTGACACCTTCACCGTGTTCGGACAGACCTTCTACGTCCTCAGCGTTGGAAACGACACCTTCACCGCGGGTCTCGACAAGGGCGAGGCCTGGTACCAGGTCGGCCAGCCGCAGGCCATCGAGGGCACCGACTGGATAGTCACCGTCCTCGATATAAGCATCATCGACCAGAGGGCCCTTGTCGTCGTTAAGAACGCCGTCACCGGCCAGGAGAGCGACCAGAAGATCCTCGAGGAAGGCCAGGATGTTGACATATTCGAGGATGGAAGCGTCGTCCTCACCCTGCTCGACACCTTCGTCGGTATCGACGGCCACCTCATAGCCAGCATCGCTGCCAGGGTCGACGTCGTTGACTGGTCCAGCGGAAAGACCATCACCTACGACGGCAAGGAGTGGGAGATGACTATCAACACAGCCAACATCAGCAACAAGTGGTACATAACCAACATAACCCTCACCAACAAGGACACCCTCGAGGGCAACCCGGTCGACATCTTCGGCACCTACAACCTGTTCTACAAGTTCGAGATGAAGAAGCTCAACGAGAAGTGGCTCAGCGACCAGGGCTACTCAGACACCCACGCCGACATCGACGGTGACGGCACCATCGAGGACAAGGACTTCATCGTCGCCTACGCCTACATCTGCCTCAAGGAGAAGGAGGGCAAGGTTGTCGAGAAGGAGCTCAAGGTCGGCGACGACGTCCTCGACACCGACTACAAGGTCGCGGGCATCTACGGTGACGTGGTCACCCTCAAGCCGATCACCAGCCCGATAACCGTTATGGACTACGAGGTCGACATGGAGGACCCCGGAGCGAACCTCATCCTCATCGGCGGTCCTGTTGCCAACAGCCTCACCAAGTACCTCGTCGAGCAGAACATCAGCCAGGTCGACTGGTACAACAGCCCAGGCGACATCGAGTACATCCAGGACGCCCTTGGCGGCTACGACGTCGTCATCGTCGCTGGTGCCACCAGGGACGAGACCAAGGTCGCCGCTGAGGCCCTTATGGAGTACCTCGCTGGCCTCTGA